A section of the Phacochoerus africanus isolate WHEZ1 chromosome 4, ROS_Pafr_v1, whole genome shotgun sequence genome encodes:
- the GNA11 gene encoding guanine nucleotide-binding protein subunit alpha-11, producing MTLESMMACCLSDEVKESKRINAEIEKQLRRDKRDARRELKLLLLGTGESGKSTFIKQMRIIHGAGYSEEDKRGFTKLVYQNIFTAMQAMIRAMETLKILYKYEQNKANALLIREVDVEKVTTFEHRYVSAIKTLWNDPGIQECYDRRREYQLSDSAKYYLTDVDRIATSGYLPTQQDVLRVRVPTTGIIEYPFDLENIIFRMVDVGGQRSERRKWIHCFENVTSIMFLVALSEYDQVLVESDNENRMEESKALFRTIVTYPWFQNSSVILFLNKKDLLEDKILFSHLVDYFPEFDGPQRDAQAAREFILKMFVDLNPDSDKIIYSHFTCATDTENIRFVFAAVKDTILQLNLKEYNLV from the exons ATGACTCTGGAGTCCATGATGGCGTGTTGCCTGAGCGATGAGGTGAAGGAGTCCAAAAGGATCAACGCCGAGATTGAGAAGCAGCTGCGGCGGGACAAGCGCGACGCCCGGCGCGAGCTCAAGCTGCTGCTGCTCG GCACGGGTGAGAGCGGGAAGAGCACATTCATCAAGCAGATGCGCATCATCCACGGGGCGGGCTACTCAGAGGAAGACAAGCGGGGCTTCACCAAGCTGGTGTACCAGAACATCTTCACGGCCATGCAGGCCATGATCCGGGCCATGGAGACCCTCAAAATCCTCTACAAGTATGAGCAGAACAAG GCCAACGCGCTGCTGATCCGGGAGGTGGATGTGGAGAAGGTGACGACGTTCGAGCACCGGTACGTGAGTGCCATCAAGACCCTGTGGAACGACCCCGGCATCCAGGAGTGCTATGACCGCAGGCGCGAGTACCAGCTCTCTGACTCTGCCAAGTA CTACCTGACCGACGTGGACCGTATCGCCACCTCAGGCTATCTGCCCACCCAGCAGGACGTGCTGCGGGTGCGCGTGCCCACCACCGGCATAATCGAGTACCCCTTCGACCTGGAGAACATCATCTTCAG GATGGTGGACGTAGGAGGCCAGAGGTCCGAGCGGAGAAAGTGGATCCACTGCTTCGAGAACGTGACATCCATCATGTTCCTTGTGGCCCTGAGTGAGTACGACCAAGTGCTGGTGGAGTCGGACAACGAG AACCGCATGGAGGAGAGCAAGGCGCTCTTCCGGACCATCGTCACCTACCCCTGGTTCCAGAACTCATCCGTCATCCTCTTTCTCAATAAGAAGGACCTGCTGGAGGACAAGATCCTCTTCTCCCACCTGGTGGACTACTTCCCCGAGTTTGATG GCCCGCAGCGGGATGCGCAGGCTGCCCGGGAGTTCATCCTGAAGATGTTTGTGGACCTGAACCCTGACAGTGACAAGATAATCTACTCCCACTTCACGTGCGCCACCGACACGGAGAACATCCGCTTCGTCTTCGCCGCTGTCAAGGACACCATCCTGCAGCTCAACCTGAAGGAGTACAACCTGGTGTGA